One Neodiprion pinetum isolate iyNeoPine1 chromosome 1, iyNeoPine1.2, whole genome shotgun sequence genomic window carries:
- the LOC138191425 gene encoding serine/arginine repetitive matrix protein 2-like isoform X1 encodes MIFSQYKRSAPSLATLPARSSRSVFNGRSQSTSSRVPSPATGRPSSRVTSPFGRPPSPPRRRSSRNNTTLRLYSKMQVGENPHSTNPRHEQCFSADSVSNIRFLRDRLSGNLEKHRRDKEEAQRVRIHRTLSSSPVAARTRVSSTVTADFPGRNITRSSSGPDRYRPRTLTSPSPVSRQSRGQEQKVLGVKRPLEDKPPIKRVPSKSPMSTCSSRESTVDRLYSPERSCSHGSRSKLVEASTRKEQTRPRRTRKEQDEVCKRLSRSPDLASPQEVRRVVQRQREKDVQTKLLPSGTVVKSSTTLYSSARGGKQSSQEDKSLKVTVAISSKGRELLRRTAEASTSSKNSPIVSRKTTFTEPVESPRAKVSKSFESKESVKSISTVDTEVAGTAEGNNKRKRPRERPQTIVKSPIRKPETICVNPDSKEKREEKRKSRRERNSESSKSKKSSNGKRNDGEKKRSKKALGKAAGNEVAKELKKLDHRDQTNVQRLTVEQIKRHQEIMKSDTFFQNLFLRNTGSPTPSQSSVMRTSSVMERARIFQAENCGAFKSEPSIRSLNIYLTSKKPVSNSKFKNWERESVSSRCSSPYGVSWPGRSVYQKISKFDSLQSIDDYAMEFGSVSSFRGRSPDITRDCHKERSLSEPPLKVLPENEEKICTNGVVPPRPASPSPIRSPACRRIQSLRQQDTPGMTIVRKARARSAEEVDQRRKLILGSNLSLCKSTSSLNLSQIDRDEYQQYVLEMLHCKRKSKRYKDLHDFYASLERMGELERTTSTGDLRPRLRNEEIIDYDRWKEVRSKERAERELEVLYGKLQNVQKEKDFLFRPKEVEQFRWKGDSGLRCKEKSVENIREQFQKLESQESDLESARRRDMAARKDVYKPLWRGNSVVSVAHTLDKRATMSESLNRTARPESSKSLGISRKLWSSLSVEQVNALKNQLNEIYSNENGKPESEKAKPASKTDYEIVVPPRKEFGEDFQDDNKTLHVRCHSMVTPDICKMAEKADSKLEEERLQTSPLKRSGSISRGRSVERSQSERSSGVPPMSELEKKRLSLTLSKEVLDKVTQKKALQTAISPRETRGAIAVASAQPKPSLPSASPSFSSASPRTCYSLEMSEEGTTKSKDKSDFLLVLTPTDETLKSKRRVENVLEQWSKKQPEIAMVVSDETGKPPRPGSTSEVDSTTESSEASVRTVIGQGSAEDVSRKVEFFEKIDTGITDVKSSATDGLQRSSNARSTFSQSFADLKELFGESESARFGTSSSYGSRPRSTSPRRSPTVLPEDVKTRSSRPRFPDDDRERPRSASPYRPTSNASSTESLWKRSESPDPERYWRAYLKLVRNGAVKRLRAKYESLEELTGERVKIVPAPKRFQSDPELTRNLLKREIDRVVVKGQEIADVNWLRRKYEPVPGRARRRGASPPIPRVPLRMEDLGMPRIHVISKLAELKGQRASSATGRSRVTEADELQARRAVGRIRKKFEREGVDDVSILGEMFTSAPNVHELRDIAPYLAGQWVAHRFPSRRDNARSLSSPELEKASTRPARVSGDSGRNSFGRPRATSSSPVRPRRPPSILKQSSRLTATDPFANQHFDPSKHRPRYRYQPPPPKVIHRESTPWWPPIPTYTARPTVTFEGTKPSQV; translated from the exons ATGATATTTTCCCAGTACAAAAGGTCCGCTCCGTCGCTGGCCACTTTGCCAGCCAGGTCGTCCCGATCAGTATTCAACGGACGTTCGCAGTCCACGTCGTCTAGAGTCCCGTCACCGGCGACGGGAAGACCTTCCTCCAGAGTGACGTCTCCTTTCGGCCGGCCACCTTCGCCACCCCGAAGAAGGTCATCCCGGAACAACACGACCCTCAGGCTGTACTCGAAGATGCAAGTGGGGGAGAACCCTCACTCGACAAACCCAAGACACGAGCAATGCTTCAGCGCTGACAGTGTGTCCAACATTCGTTTCCTGCGGGACAGGCTCTCCGGCAACCTCGAAAAGCATCGGAGGGACAAGGAGGAGGCGCAAAGAGTCAGGATCCACCGAACACTCTCTTCGAGCCCAGTCGCGGCCAGGACCAGGGTCTCTTCAACTGTGACAGCTGATTTTCCAGGACGGAATATCACTCGGAGCAGTTCGGGGCCCGACAGGTACAGACCCAGAACGTTAACGTCGCCTAGTCCAGTGTCCAGACAATCCAGAGGCCAGGAGCAGAAGGTCCTGGGAGTCAAACGTCCGCTCGAGGATAAGCCGCCGATAAAACGCGTGCCTTCTAAGAGCCCGATGTCAACTTGCAGCTCGAGGGAGTCAACTGTGGACAGACTTTACTCCCCAGAAAGGAGCTGCAGTCACGGCAGTCGGTCGAAACTCGTGGAAGCTTCGACGAGGAAAGAGCAGACTAGACCCAGGCGAACGAGGAAGGAACAGGACGAAGTGTGCAAGAGATTGAGCAGGTCACCGGACTTGGCTTCGCCGCAGGAAGTGAGGAGAGTCGTTCAGAGGCAGCGCGAAAAGGACGTTCAAACGAAACTACTGCCGTCTGGAACCGTGGTCAAGAGCTCGACCACCTTGTACTCCTCGGCTCGGGGTGGGAAGCAGAGTTCGCAGGAAGATAAGTCCCTCAAGGTGACCGTTGCTATATCATCCAAGGGTCGCGAACTCCTGCGCCGGACTGCGGAGGCTTCGACGTCGAGTAAAAATTCGCCGATTGTCAGTCGTAAGACGACTTTTACCGAGCCTGTGGAGAGTCCGAGGGCGAAGGTCTCCAAGTCTTTTGAGAGCAAGGAATCGGTCAAGTCGATTTCGACCGTTGATACCGAGGTCGCAGGAACCGCCGAGGGAAATAATAAGAGGAAACGGCCCCGTGAAAGACCGCAAACGATCGTAAAGTCACCGATTAGAAAGCCGGAAACCATCTGCGTGAATCCCGACAGCAAGGAGaagagagaggagaagagaaaatcgcggagagagagaaactcCGAATCTTCGAAGAGCAAAAAGTCTTCTAACGGTAAACGGAACGACGGAGAGAAGAAGAGGTCTAAAAAAGCGCTTGGCAAGGCCGCCGGAAACGAGGTCGCTAAGGAGTTGAAGAAGCTGGATCATCGGGATCAAACCAACGTCCAGAGACTAACGGTAGAACAAATAAAGCGGCATCAGGAGATCATGAAGTCGGATACGTTCTTCCAGAACCTCTTCCTGAGAAACACCGGCTCCCCGACACCGTCTCAAAGCAGCGTCATGAGGACGTCTTCGGTGATGGAAAGAGCGAGGATATTCCAGGCCGAGAACTGCGGCGCATTCAAGTCGGAGCCGTCGATTCGGTCCTTGAACATCTACCTGACAAGCAAGAAGCCGGTTTCGAATTCAAAGTTCAAGAACTGGGAACGCGAGAGCGTTTCCTCCCGATGTTCGAGCCCTTACGGGGTGAGCTGGCCGGGTCGTTCGGTGTACCAAAAGATCAGTAAATTTGACAGCCTGCAGAGCATAGACGATTACGCCATGGAGTTCGGCTCGGTCTCATCGTTCCGCGGACGGAGTCCTGACATCACCCGAGACTGTCACAAAGAGAGAAGCCTCAGCGAGCCACCGTTGAAGGTGCTTCCGGAGAATGAGGAAAAGATTTGTACGAATGGAGTTGTGCCGCCCAGACCGGCTTCTCCGTCGCCAATCAGATCTCCGGCTTGTCGAAGGATACAGAGTCTACGACAACAAGACACGCCAGGGATGACGATAGTGCGGAAGGCGAGAGCGAGAAGTGCCGAGGAGGTCGATCAGAGAAGAAAACTGATATTGGGGTCGAATTTGTCTCTGTGCAAAAGTACAAGCTCACTTAATCTTTCGCAGATAGACAGAGATGAGTACCAGCAGTACGTTCTTGAGATGTTGCACTGTAAGAGGAAATCGAAGAGGTACAAGGACCTCCACGATTTTTATGCGAGCTTGGAACGAATGGGAGAATTGGAACGAACCACTTCGACCGGTGATCTCAGACCTCGCTTGCGAAACGAGGAAATCATAGATTACGATAGATGGAAGGAGGTGCGATCCAAAGAGCGAGCCGAGCGGGAACTTGAAGTACTTTATGGAAAATTGCAGAACGTACAGAAAGAGAAGGACTTCCTGTTTCGACCCAAGGAGGTGGAGCAGTTCAGGTGGAAGGGAGACTCCGGTCTTAGGTGCAAGGAAAAATCGGTAGAGAATATCCGCGAACAATTTCAAAAGCTCGAAAGCCAGGAGAGCGATCTGGAATCCGCACGTCGGCGAGATATGGCGGCTCGCAAGGACGTCTACAAGCCACTTTGGCGTGGCAATTCGGTCGTCAGCGTGGCTCACACGCTTGACAAGCGAGCGACGATGTCCGAAAGTCTGAATCGTACGGCAAGACCTGAGTCTTCGAAGAGCCTTGGCATCAGTCGAAAGCTCTGGAGCAGTTTGTCCGTGGAACAGGTGAACGCGTTGAAGAACCAGCTGAACGAAATATACAGCAACGAGAATGGAAAGCCGGAGAGCGAGAAAGCGAAGCCGGCGTCGAAGACGGACTACGAGATAGTCGTACCGCCTCGGAAAGAGTTCGGCGAGGATTTCCAGGACGATAACAAAACGCTTCACGTACGATGCCATTCCATGGTGACGCCCGACATATGCAAAATGGCGGAAAAGGCGGATAGCAAGCTCGAAGAAGAGCGTCTGCAGACGTCGCCATTGAAGCGGAGCGGGTCGATTAGTCGGGGCAGAAGCGTGGAAAGGTCACAGTCCGAAAGGTCTTCGGGCGTCCCGCCGATGTCCGAACTCGAGAAGAAGCGGCTATCCTTGACGCTGAGCAAGGAGGTTCTGGACAAAGTCACCCAGAAGAAGGCCCTGCAAACGGCGATTTCTCCACGCGAAACTCGCGGCGCGATTGCCGTCGCCTCGGCTCAGCCGAAGCCGAGTTTGCCGAGCGCAAGTCCGAGCTTTTCTAGCGCTTCACCGCGGACCTGCTACTCTTTGGAGATGTCCGAGGAGGGAACAACCAAGTCAAAGGACAAGAGCGACTTCCTGCTGGTCTTGACGCCGACCGACGAAACTCTAAAGAGCAAACGCAGAGTCGAAAACGTCCTTGAACAGTGGTCGAAAAAGCAGCCGGAAATCGCGATGGTCGTTTCGGACGAAACGGGGAAGCCTCCACGGCCCGGTTCGACCAGCGAGGTTGACAGCACGACCGAAAGCTCGGAGGCATCGGTGAGGACCGTGATCGGACAGGGAAGCGCGGAAGATGTTTCCAGGAAAGTTGAGTTCTTCGAAAAGATAGACACCGGAATTACGGATGTCAAGTCTTCTGCTACCGATGGTCTTCAGAGGTCTTCGAACGCACGGTCGACCTTCTCGCAGAGTTTCGCCGACTTGAAAGAGCTCTTCGGCGAGTCGGAATCCGCCAGGTTCGGGACCTCATCGAGCTACGGGTCACGACCGCGTTCCACTTCGCCTAGAAGAAGCCCCACCGTGCTTCCGGAAGACGTTAAAACTCGGTCAAGCCGCCCTCGATTTCCGGACGACGATCGAGAACGACCGAGGAGCGCCAGTCCGTACCGACCGACGTCAAACGCCTCGAGTACCGAGAGCTTGTGGAAGCGAAGCGAGTCTCCGGACCCGGAAAGGTACTGGCGAGCTTACCTGAAGCTGGTGCGAAACGGGGCCGTGAAGAGACTTCGCGCAAAGTACGAAAGCCTCGAGGAACTGACCGGCGAAAGGGTGAAGATAGTACCGGCTCCGAAGCGATTCCAGAGCGATCCGGAGCTGACGAGGAACTTGCTGAAGAGGGAGATCGACAGGGTGGTGGTCAAGGGGCAGGAAATCGCTGACGTCAACTGGCTTCGACGGAAGTACGAACCGGTACCCGGGAGGGCCAGGAGGAGGGGAGCGTCGCCACCGATACCGAGAGTCCCTCTGCGCATGGAGGATTTGGGGATGCCGCGGATCCACGTGATCAGTAAGCTCGCCGAGCTCAAGGGGCAGCGAGCTTCCTCCGCGACGGGCCGCTCGAGGGTGACGGAGGCCGACGAGCTCCAAGCTAGGCGGGCGGTCGGGAGGATCCGAAAGAAATTCGAGAGGGAGGGTGTGGACGACGTGTCCATACTAGGTGAGATGTTCACTTCGGCACCAAACGTTCACGAGCTACGTGATATTGCACCGTATTTGGCCGGTCAGTGGGTAGCGCACAGGTTTCCTAGCCGTCGCGACAACGCGCGCTCGCTGTCCTCGCCGGAGTTAGAAAAAGCATCGACGAGGCCTGCTCGGGTCAGCGGGGATTCGGGGAGGAACTCTTTCGGAAGACCTCGCGCCACCTCCTCGTCGCCCGTTCGACCCCGCAGACCACCCTCGATATTGAAGCAGTCCTCGAGGCTTACCGCCACGGATCCCTTCGCTAACCAACATTTTGACCCCAGCAAACACAGGCCGAGGTATAGGTACCAGCCGCCACCGCCGAAAGTCATCCACAGGGAATCGACTCCCTGGTGGCCGCCGATTCCAACCTACACTGCTCGGCCTACCGTCACCTTCGAAG GCACAAAACCGTCCCAAGTTTGA
- the LOC138191425 gene encoding serine/arginine repetitive matrix protein 2-like isoform X2, giving the protein MIFSQYKRSAPSLATLPARSSRSVFNGRSQSTSSRVPSPATGRPSSRVTSPFGRPPSPPRRRSSRNNTTLRLYSKMQVGENPHSTNPRHEQCFSADSVSNIRFLRDRLSGNLEKHRRDKEEAQRVRIHRTLSSSPVAARTRVSSTVTADFPGRNITRSSSGPDRYRPRTLTSPSPVSRQSRGQEQKVLGVKRPLEDKPPIKRVPSKSPMSTCSSRESTVDRLYSPERSCSHGSRSKLVEASTRKEQTRPRRTRKEQDEVCKRLSRSPDLASPQEVRRVVQRQREKDVQTKLLPSGTVVKSSTTLYSSARGGKQSSQEDKSLKVTVAISSKGRELLRRTAEASTSSKNSPIVSRKTTFTEPVESPRAKVSKSFESKESVKSISTVDTEVAGTAEGNNKRKRPRERPQTIVKSPIRKPETICVNPDSKEKREEKRKSRRERNSESSKSKKSSNGKRNDGEKKRSKKALGKAAGNEVAKELKKLDHRDQTNVQRLTVEQIKRHQEIMKSDTFFQNLFLRNTGSPTPSQSSVMRTSSVMERARIFQAENCGAFKSEPSIRSLNIYLTSKKPVSNSKFKNWERESVSSRCSSPYGVSWPGRSVYQKISKFDSLQSIDDYAMEFGSVSSFRGRSPDITRDCHKERSLSEPPLKVLPENEEKICTNGVVPPRPASPSPIRSPACRRIQSLRQQDTPGMTIVRKARARSAEEVDQRRKLILGSNLSLCKSTSSLNLSQIDRDEYQQYVLEMLHCKRKSKRYKDLHDFYASLERMGELERTTSTGDLRPRLRNEEIIDYDRWKEVRSKERAERELEVLYGKLQNVQKEKDFLFRPKEVEQFRWKGDSGLRCKEKSVENIREQFQKLESQESDLESARRRDMAARKDVYKPLWRGNSVVSVAHTLDKRATMSESLNRTARPESSKSLGISRKLWSSLSVEQVNALKNQLNEIYSNENGKPESEKAKPASKTDYEIVVPPRKEFGEDFQDDNKTLHVRCHSMVTPDICKMAEKADSKLEEERLQTSPLKRSGSISRGRSVERSQSERSSGVPPMSELEKKRLSLTLSKEVLDKVTQKKALQTAISPRETRGAIAVASAQPKPSLPSASPSFSSASPRTCYSLEMSEEGTTKSKDKSDFLLVLTPTDETLKSKRRVENVLEQWSKKQPEIAMVVSDETGKPPRPGSTSEVDSTTESSEASVRTVIGQGSAEDVSRKVEFFEKIDTGITDVKSSATDGLQRSSNARSTFSQSFADLKELFGESESARFGTSSSYGSRPRSTSPRRSPTVLPEDVKTRSSRPRFPDDDRERPRSASPYRPTSNASSTESLWKRSESPDPERYWRAYLKLVRNGAVKRLRAKYESLEELTGERVKIVPAPKRFQSDPELTRNLLKREIDRVVVKGQEIADVNWLRRKYEPVPGRARRRGASPPIPRVPLRMEDLGMPRIHVISKLAELKGQRASSATGRSRVTEADELQARRAVGRIRKKFEREGVDDVSILGTKPSQV; this is encoded by the exons ATGATATTTTCCCAGTACAAAAGGTCCGCTCCGTCGCTGGCCACTTTGCCAGCCAGGTCGTCCCGATCAGTATTCAACGGACGTTCGCAGTCCACGTCGTCTAGAGTCCCGTCACCGGCGACGGGAAGACCTTCCTCCAGAGTGACGTCTCCTTTCGGCCGGCCACCTTCGCCACCCCGAAGAAGGTCATCCCGGAACAACACGACCCTCAGGCTGTACTCGAAGATGCAAGTGGGGGAGAACCCTCACTCGACAAACCCAAGACACGAGCAATGCTTCAGCGCTGACAGTGTGTCCAACATTCGTTTCCTGCGGGACAGGCTCTCCGGCAACCTCGAAAAGCATCGGAGGGACAAGGAGGAGGCGCAAAGAGTCAGGATCCACCGAACACTCTCTTCGAGCCCAGTCGCGGCCAGGACCAGGGTCTCTTCAACTGTGACAGCTGATTTTCCAGGACGGAATATCACTCGGAGCAGTTCGGGGCCCGACAGGTACAGACCCAGAACGTTAACGTCGCCTAGTCCAGTGTCCAGACAATCCAGAGGCCAGGAGCAGAAGGTCCTGGGAGTCAAACGTCCGCTCGAGGATAAGCCGCCGATAAAACGCGTGCCTTCTAAGAGCCCGATGTCAACTTGCAGCTCGAGGGAGTCAACTGTGGACAGACTTTACTCCCCAGAAAGGAGCTGCAGTCACGGCAGTCGGTCGAAACTCGTGGAAGCTTCGACGAGGAAAGAGCAGACTAGACCCAGGCGAACGAGGAAGGAACAGGACGAAGTGTGCAAGAGATTGAGCAGGTCACCGGACTTGGCTTCGCCGCAGGAAGTGAGGAGAGTCGTTCAGAGGCAGCGCGAAAAGGACGTTCAAACGAAACTACTGCCGTCTGGAACCGTGGTCAAGAGCTCGACCACCTTGTACTCCTCGGCTCGGGGTGGGAAGCAGAGTTCGCAGGAAGATAAGTCCCTCAAGGTGACCGTTGCTATATCATCCAAGGGTCGCGAACTCCTGCGCCGGACTGCGGAGGCTTCGACGTCGAGTAAAAATTCGCCGATTGTCAGTCGTAAGACGACTTTTACCGAGCCTGTGGAGAGTCCGAGGGCGAAGGTCTCCAAGTCTTTTGAGAGCAAGGAATCGGTCAAGTCGATTTCGACCGTTGATACCGAGGTCGCAGGAACCGCCGAGGGAAATAATAAGAGGAAACGGCCCCGTGAAAGACCGCAAACGATCGTAAAGTCACCGATTAGAAAGCCGGAAACCATCTGCGTGAATCCCGACAGCAAGGAGaagagagaggagaagagaaaatcgcggagagagagaaactcCGAATCTTCGAAGAGCAAAAAGTCTTCTAACGGTAAACGGAACGACGGAGAGAAGAAGAGGTCTAAAAAAGCGCTTGGCAAGGCCGCCGGAAACGAGGTCGCTAAGGAGTTGAAGAAGCTGGATCATCGGGATCAAACCAACGTCCAGAGACTAACGGTAGAACAAATAAAGCGGCATCAGGAGATCATGAAGTCGGATACGTTCTTCCAGAACCTCTTCCTGAGAAACACCGGCTCCCCGACACCGTCTCAAAGCAGCGTCATGAGGACGTCTTCGGTGATGGAAAGAGCGAGGATATTCCAGGCCGAGAACTGCGGCGCATTCAAGTCGGAGCCGTCGATTCGGTCCTTGAACATCTACCTGACAAGCAAGAAGCCGGTTTCGAATTCAAAGTTCAAGAACTGGGAACGCGAGAGCGTTTCCTCCCGATGTTCGAGCCCTTACGGGGTGAGCTGGCCGGGTCGTTCGGTGTACCAAAAGATCAGTAAATTTGACAGCCTGCAGAGCATAGACGATTACGCCATGGAGTTCGGCTCGGTCTCATCGTTCCGCGGACGGAGTCCTGACATCACCCGAGACTGTCACAAAGAGAGAAGCCTCAGCGAGCCACCGTTGAAGGTGCTTCCGGAGAATGAGGAAAAGATTTGTACGAATGGAGTTGTGCCGCCCAGACCGGCTTCTCCGTCGCCAATCAGATCTCCGGCTTGTCGAAGGATACAGAGTCTACGACAACAAGACACGCCAGGGATGACGATAGTGCGGAAGGCGAGAGCGAGAAGTGCCGAGGAGGTCGATCAGAGAAGAAAACTGATATTGGGGTCGAATTTGTCTCTGTGCAAAAGTACAAGCTCACTTAATCTTTCGCAGATAGACAGAGATGAGTACCAGCAGTACGTTCTTGAGATGTTGCACTGTAAGAGGAAATCGAAGAGGTACAAGGACCTCCACGATTTTTATGCGAGCTTGGAACGAATGGGAGAATTGGAACGAACCACTTCGACCGGTGATCTCAGACCTCGCTTGCGAAACGAGGAAATCATAGATTACGATAGATGGAAGGAGGTGCGATCCAAAGAGCGAGCCGAGCGGGAACTTGAAGTACTTTATGGAAAATTGCAGAACGTACAGAAAGAGAAGGACTTCCTGTTTCGACCCAAGGAGGTGGAGCAGTTCAGGTGGAAGGGAGACTCCGGTCTTAGGTGCAAGGAAAAATCGGTAGAGAATATCCGCGAACAATTTCAAAAGCTCGAAAGCCAGGAGAGCGATCTGGAATCCGCACGTCGGCGAGATATGGCGGCTCGCAAGGACGTCTACAAGCCACTTTGGCGTGGCAATTCGGTCGTCAGCGTGGCTCACACGCTTGACAAGCGAGCGACGATGTCCGAAAGTCTGAATCGTACGGCAAGACCTGAGTCTTCGAAGAGCCTTGGCATCAGTCGAAAGCTCTGGAGCAGTTTGTCCGTGGAACAGGTGAACGCGTTGAAGAACCAGCTGAACGAAATATACAGCAACGAGAATGGAAAGCCGGAGAGCGAGAAAGCGAAGCCGGCGTCGAAGACGGACTACGAGATAGTCGTACCGCCTCGGAAAGAGTTCGGCGAGGATTTCCAGGACGATAACAAAACGCTTCACGTACGATGCCATTCCATGGTGACGCCCGACATATGCAAAATGGCGGAAAAGGCGGATAGCAAGCTCGAAGAAGAGCGTCTGCAGACGTCGCCATTGAAGCGGAGCGGGTCGATTAGTCGGGGCAGAAGCGTGGAAAGGTCACAGTCCGAAAGGTCTTCGGGCGTCCCGCCGATGTCCGAACTCGAGAAGAAGCGGCTATCCTTGACGCTGAGCAAGGAGGTTCTGGACAAAGTCACCCAGAAGAAGGCCCTGCAAACGGCGATTTCTCCACGCGAAACTCGCGGCGCGATTGCCGTCGCCTCGGCTCAGCCGAAGCCGAGTTTGCCGAGCGCAAGTCCGAGCTTTTCTAGCGCTTCACCGCGGACCTGCTACTCTTTGGAGATGTCCGAGGAGGGAACAACCAAGTCAAAGGACAAGAGCGACTTCCTGCTGGTCTTGACGCCGACCGACGAAACTCTAAAGAGCAAACGCAGAGTCGAAAACGTCCTTGAACAGTGGTCGAAAAAGCAGCCGGAAATCGCGATGGTCGTTTCGGACGAAACGGGGAAGCCTCCACGGCCCGGTTCGACCAGCGAGGTTGACAGCACGACCGAAAGCTCGGAGGCATCGGTGAGGACCGTGATCGGACAGGGAAGCGCGGAAGATGTTTCCAGGAAAGTTGAGTTCTTCGAAAAGATAGACACCGGAATTACGGATGTCAAGTCTTCTGCTACCGATGGTCTTCAGAGGTCTTCGAACGCACGGTCGACCTTCTCGCAGAGTTTCGCCGACTTGAAAGAGCTCTTCGGCGAGTCGGAATCCGCCAGGTTCGGGACCTCATCGAGCTACGGGTCACGACCGCGTTCCACTTCGCCTAGAAGAAGCCCCACCGTGCTTCCGGAAGACGTTAAAACTCGGTCAAGCCGCCCTCGATTTCCGGACGACGATCGAGAACGACCGAGGAGCGCCAGTCCGTACCGACCGACGTCAAACGCCTCGAGTACCGAGAGCTTGTGGAAGCGAAGCGAGTCTCCGGACCCGGAAAGGTACTGGCGAGCTTACCTGAAGCTGGTGCGAAACGGGGCCGTGAAGAGACTTCGCGCAAAGTACGAAAGCCTCGAGGAACTGACCGGCGAAAGGGTGAAGATAGTACCGGCTCCGAAGCGATTCCAGAGCGATCCGGAGCTGACGAGGAACTTGCTGAAGAGGGAGATCGACAGGGTGGTGGTCAAGGGGCAGGAAATCGCTGACGTCAACTGGCTTCGACGGAAGTACGAACCGGTACCCGGGAGGGCCAGGAGGAGGGGAGCGTCGCCACCGATACCGAGAGTCCCTCTGCGCATGGAGGATTTGGGGATGCCGCGGATCCACGTGATCAGTAAGCTCGCCGAGCTCAAGGGGCAGCGAGCTTCCTCCGCGACGGGCCGCTCGAGGGTGACGGAGGCCGACGAGCTCCAAGCTAGGCGGGCGGTCGGGAGGATCCGAAAGAAATTCGAGAGGGAGGGTGTGGACGACGTGTCCATACTAG GCACAAAACCGTCCCAAGTTTGA